Proteins found in one Bordetella genomosp. 9 genomic segment:
- a CDS encoding NAD(P)-dependent oxidoreductase: MRNDKVGFIGLGNMGGRMTRRLVDAGIPVLGFDTDASRAAACGATAAGSVRDVVQACDVVLMSLPDSHVVEAVVEGPDGVLAHCRAGQTVVDLSTAAASSTKRLHGVFRDKGVHYIDAGISGGAAAAEKGTLTLMMGGDAQAVDAVRWVFQPFSTKALHMGASGAGHTTKLLNNFLNAVSLAATAEVMVAGKKAGLDLHQLLDVLNSSSGVNFATQNRFPHIVDGNYLEGGLTSKLMTKDVVLYVDLAHELGVASFNASGPMSCFGLATALGYGDKISNRVVDAIGDVSGGVRLKD; the protein is encoded by the coding sequence ATGCGCAATGACAAAGTGGGTTTCATCGGCCTGGGCAATATGGGCGGACGCATGACGCGGCGCCTGGTGGACGCCGGCATCCCGGTGCTGGGCTTCGATACGGATGCATCGCGCGCCGCCGCGTGCGGGGCGACGGCGGCGGGTAGCGTGCGCGACGTCGTCCAGGCCTGCGACGTGGTGCTGATGTCGCTGCCCGACAGCCACGTCGTCGAGGCGGTCGTGGAAGGCCCGGACGGCGTGCTGGCGCATTGCCGGGCCGGCCAGACCGTGGTCGACCTGAGCACCGCGGCCGCCAGCTCGACCAAGCGGCTGCATGGCGTGTTTCGCGACAAGGGCGTGCATTACATCGACGCCGGCATTTCCGGCGGCGCGGCCGCGGCCGAGAAGGGCACGCTGACGTTGATGATGGGCGGCGACGCGCAAGCCGTGGACGCCGTGCGCTGGGTTTTCCAGCCCTTCAGCACGAAGGCGCTGCATATGGGCGCCAGCGGCGCCGGCCACACCACCAAGCTGCTGAACAACTTCCTGAACGCCGTCAGCCTGGCGGCCACTGCCGAAGTCATGGTGGCGGGCAAGAAGGCGGGCCTGGATCTGCACCAGCTGCTGGACGTACTGAATAGCAGCAGCGGCGTGAACTTCGCCACGCAGAACCGCTTTCCGCACATCGTCGATGGCAATTACCTGGAAGGCGGCCTGACCAGCAAGCTCATGACCAAGGACGTGGTGCTGTACGTGGACCTGGCGCACGAACTGGGCGTCGCGTCGTTCAACGCGTCCGGCCCCATGTCCTGCTTCGGCCTGGCCACGGCGCTGGGCTACGGGGACAAGATCAGCAACCGCGTCGTCGACGCGATCGGCGACGTGTCGGGCGGCGTCCGGCTCAAGGACTGA
- a CDS encoding NIPSNAP family protein, whose translation MIVEMRVYHCAPGRLPALHERFTNITLDFFKKYGIEQIGFWTTLVGNSNHALTYLLKWESLAEREQKWNAFQADPEWVRQRNATEAEKPIVERVENQFLAPTAYSAMR comes from the coding sequence ATGATCGTCGAAATGCGCGTCTACCACTGCGCTCCGGGCCGCCTGCCGGCCCTGCACGAGCGCTTCACCAACATCACGCTGGACTTCTTCAAGAAGTACGGCATCGAGCAGATCGGTTTCTGGACCACGCTGGTGGGCAACAGCAATCATGCGCTGACCTATCTGTTGAAGTGGGAAAGCCTGGCCGAGCGCGAGCAGAAGTGGAACGCCTTCCAGGCCGATCCCGAATGGGTGCGCCAGCGCAACGCGACGGAAGCCGAAAAGCCGATCGTCGAGCGCGTCGAAAACCAGTTCCTGGCGCCGACCGCGTATTCGGCCATGCGCTGA
- a CDS encoding glucosamine inositolphosphorylceramide transferase family protein: MDKKTVALLVSATNQAGWIHEIARWLAREEDFRVAALIVAWDDTPSAERSLPWTRDPLGTVARLESRMLETRHRAQLATSDLSASLPAGTPVLDLAITRGPGGRVAADADQLRALMALQLDVILVLGAPAVRGELASLPAAGVWMPVHSELKDQQDVAHAGFWEVYQRADHTTVKLWRLGATEQADELIDARSFNTEVFWLKNRARALSLGNLMIFDTLQAMVRPERRKELSSSLQIHTAMTRPQPAQRDGMAYLARQAWLASSMVLRRAMKRNVRWRIGMCPTGREEVVTSEAAVMEPPKDRFFADPFVYTRNGQPFIFFEDYYFRERKGKISVATYIDGAFRFLGVVLDLPYHLSFPYIFEYGGATYMVPETCGNRTIELWKCTEFPLKWELHCTLMNNISAVDTIVFPYGDRWWLFTNIDRTDGLSHCDELFAFHADRPDTDSWQPHALNPIVRSPVKARNAGMIMAQDGSVVRCAQSQGFQHYGKGVSLNRIEELTPRTYREADGPVHYPNFLRKPFASMHHWHHHGGHTVFDFAFME; encoded by the coding sequence ATGGACAAGAAGACCGTTGCGTTGCTGGTGAGTGCCACGAACCAGGCGGGGTGGATACATGAAATCGCCCGGTGGCTCGCGCGTGAGGAGGATTTTCGAGTTGCCGCGCTGATCGTCGCATGGGATGACACCCCGTCGGCGGAACGCAGCCTGCCCTGGACGCGCGACCCCTTGGGCACCGTCGCCCGGCTCGAGTCGCGCATGCTGGAGACGCGCCATCGCGCGCAACTGGCGACCAGTGACCTGAGCGCGTCGCTGCCGGCCGGCACGCCGGTGCTGGACCTGGCCATCACGCGCGGCCCCGGCGGCCGCGTCGCCGCGGACGCCGACCAGTTGCGCGCGCTGATGGCGCTGCAGCTGGACGTCATCCTGGTGCTGGGCGCGCCGGCCGTGCGGGGCGAACTGGCTTCGCTGCCGGCTGCCGGCGTGTGGATGCCGGTGCATTCCGAGCTGAAGGATCAGCAGGACGTCGCGCATGCCGGCTTCTGGGAGGTCTACCAGCGTGCCGATCACACCACCGTCAAATTGTGGCGGCTGGGCGCCACCGAGCAGGCCGACGAGTTGATCGACGCCCGCAGCTTCAATACGGAAGTGTTCTGGCTGAAGAACCGCGCGCGCGCGCTGAGCCTGGGCAACCTGATGATCTTCGATACGCTGCAGGCGATGGTGCGGCCGGAACGCCGCAAGGAATTGTCGTCGTCGCTGCAGATCCATACCGCCATGACGCGGCCGCAACCCGCGCAGCGCGACGGCATGGCCTACCTGGCGCGGCAGGCCTGGCTGGCTTCCAGCATGGTCCTGCGCCGGGCAATGAAGCGCAACGTACGCTGGCGAATCGGCATGTGCCCGACCGGCCGCGAAGAAGTCGTGACGTCCGAGGCCGCCGTCATGGAGCCGCCGAAAGACCGCTTTTTCGCCGACCCTTTCGTCTACACCCGCAACGGGCAGCCTTTCATTTTCTTCGAGGATTACTACTTCCGCGAACGTAAAGGGAAGATATCCGTGGCGACGTATATCGACGGCGCCTTCCGCTTCCTGGGGGTGGTGCTGGATCTGCCGTACCACCTCAGCTTCCCGTACATATTCGAATACGGCGGCGCGACCTACATGGTTCCGGAAACCTGCGGTAACCGTACCATCGAACTGTGGAAATGCACCGAATTCCCGCTGAAATGGGAATTACATTGCACGTTGATGAACAATATTTCCGCCGTCGACACCATCGTTTTCCCGTACGGCGACCGCTGGTGGCTGTTCACCAATATCGACCGCACCGACGGCCTGAGCCATTGCGACGAGCTCTTCGCCTTCCATGCGGACCGGCCGGACACGGACAGCTGGCAGCCGCACGCGCTGAATCCCATCGTCCGCAGCCCCGTGAAGGCCCGCAACGCCGGAATGATCATGGCGCAGGACGGGAGCGTGGTGCGCTGCGCCCAGTCCCAGGGTTTCCAGCACTATGGCAAAGGGGTATCGCTCAACCGTATTGAAGAGCTGACGCCCCGGACCTACCGCGAAGCCGACGGCCCGGTGCATTACCCCAATTTCCTGAGAAAGCCATTCGCGTCGATGCATCATTGGCACCACCACGGCGGGCACACTGTCTTCGACTTTGCATTTATGGAATAA
- the msrA gene encoding peptide-methionine (S)-S-oxide reductase MsrA, with the protein MPFAILSRARFPALVLAAGAAVAAALFAGHAPAVAAEDAVVIPPPALDEPATTAATETAVFAGGCFWGVQGVFQHVRGVTQAVSGYAGGKPGTASYDRVSGGDTGHAESVQVTYDPRQVSYGKLLQVYFSVAHDPTQLNRQGPDTGTQYRSTIFTSNETQQRVAKAYIAQLDRAGVYGKPIVTTLENLRGFYPAEAYHQNFLVNNPRYPYIVFNDLPKVDNLKHMFADIYQEQPVLVAVK; encoded by the coding sequence ATGCCGTTCGCCATACTCTCCCGCGCCAGATTCCCCGCCCTGGTCCTGGCCGCCGGCGCCGCCGTTGCCGCCGCCCTGTTCGCCGGCCATGCGCCGGCCGTGGCGGCCGAGGACGCGGTCGTCATCCCGCCGCCCGCACTGGACGAACCCGCCACCACGGCGGCGACGGAAACCGCCGTGTTCGCCGGCGGCTGTTTCTGGGGCGTGCAAGGTGTGTTCCAGCACGTGCGCGGCGTGACCCAGGCCGTGTCCGGGTACGCGGGCGGCAAGCCGGGCACCGCGAGCTACGATCGGGTCAGCGGCGGCGACACCGGGCACGCCGAATCCGTCCAGGTCACTTACGATCCGCGCCAGGTCAGCTACGGCAAGCTGCTGCAGGTGTATTTCTCGGTGGCCCACGATCCCACCCAGCTGAATCGCCAGGGGCCGGACACCGGCACGCAGTACCGTTCCACCATTTTCACCAGCAATGAAACGCAGCAACGCGTCGCCAAGGCCTATATCGCGCAGCTCGATCGGGCCGGGGTCTATGGCAAACCCATCGTCACCACGCTGGAAAATCTGCGCGGCTTCTATCCCGCCGAGGCCTACCACCAGAATTTCCTGGTGAACAATCCCCGCTATCCGTACATCGTGTTCAATGACCTGCCCAAGGTCGACAACCTGAAGCACATGTTCGCCGACATCTACCAGGAGCAGCCCGTCCTGGTGGCGGTCAAGTAA
- a CDS encoding helix-turn-helix transcriptional regulator codes for MSKMVLIEAHPLLRLGLRQILGKVEGVWEIVGLDLANLDEAAEQNRSAELLIFGLPIETETGWQALADVRRVLAPKRILLLVDNMPMQALSRLPEGSIHGCLMKTASIEVLEAAIRLVMAGGQCFPSGQMGQASGSVEASMASAMQHAPAAASMLMSSDADHGNGPKAMPITAGAQLLKITPRQYEVLVLLSRGYPIKTVSRMLNISVATAKTHACTLYQRLQVKNKGEAVYTALQRGATLDWDAGGANGTSYERSRL; via the coding sequence ATGTCGAAAATGGTCTTGATCGAGGCTCATCCACTCTTGAGGCTGGGTCTGCGTCAAATTCTGGGCAAGGTCGAAGGCGTGTGGGAAATCGTCGGATTGGATCTGGCGAATCTGGACGAAGCCGCTGAGCAGAACCGCAGTGCCGAATTGCTTATTTTCGGCCTGCCGATTGAAACCGAAACGGGCTGGCAAGCGCTGGCCGATGTGCGTCGGGTGTTGGCGCCCAAGCGCATCCTCCTGCTGGTCGATAACATGCCCATGCAGGCGTTGTCTCGCCTTCCGGAAGGAAGTATCCATGGCTGCCTCATGAAGACAGCCTCGATCGAGGTGCTTGAAGCAGCCATCCGGCTGGTGATGGCTGGTGGCCAATGTTTTCCGAGCGGCCAGATGGGGCAGGCGTCGGGGTCCGTCGAAGCGTCCATGGCGTCGGCCATGCAGCACGCACCGGCGGCCGCCTCGATGCTGATGTCCAGCGATGCCGATCACGGCAACGGGCCGAAGGCGATGCCGATCACCGCGGGCGCGCAATTGCTGAAGATCACGCCGCGGCAATACGAAGTCCTGGTGCTGTTGTCGCGTGGCTATCCGATCAAGACGGTTAGCCGCATGCTCAATATTTCCGTGGCGACCGCGAAGACCCATGCCTGCACGCTGTACCAGCGGCTACAGGTGAAAAACAAAGGGGAGGCGGTATATACAGCCTTGCAACGTGGCGCGACGCTGGATTGGGATGCTGGCGGCGCCAATGGAACAAGCTATGAGCGCTCCCGCCTATAG
- a CDS encoding N-acyl homoserine lactonase family protein, with product MLPEYEVFAIKYGEHQRTASANFIGGDPHDGPMPMDYFVWLIRDAARVWVVDAGFDAEEARKRGRKLIHPMRDALKLMDVDVDAVRDLIVTHMHYDHVGNLAAYPKATFHLQDREMEYATGRYMAHRCIAEAFNLRDVLQMVEQVYAGRVQFHDGDADIAPGITVHHIGGHTRGLQVVRVHTARGWVVLASDASHYYRNMEEGRPFPAVFNVGEMLEGHRRLDALADSHAHIVPGHDPQVLLRYPPPSPALAGLVAALHVPPRQ from the coding sequence ATGCTGCCCGAGTACGAAGTCTTCGCGATCAAGTACGGCGAACATCAGCGCACGGCCAGCGCCAATTTCATCGGCGGCGATCCGCATGACGGGCCCATGCCCATGGACTATTTCGTGTGGCTGATACGCGATGCCGCGCGCGTGTGGGTGGTCGATGCCGGCTTCGATGCCGAAGAAGCCCGCAAGCGGGGCCGCAAGCTGATCCATCCCATGCGCGACGCCCTGAAACTGATGGACGTCGACGTCGACGCGGTACGCGACCTGATCGTCACCCATATGCATTACGACCATGTGGGCAACCTGGCTGCCTATCCCAAGGCCACCTTCCATCTGCAGGACCGCGAAATGGAATACGCCACGGGCCGCTACATGGCGCATCGCTGCATCGCCGAAGCCTTCAACCTGCGCGACGTGCTGCAGATGGTGGAGCAGGTCTATGCGGGCCGGGTCCAATTCCATGACGGCGACGCCGACATCGCCCCGGGCATCACGGTGCACCATATCGGCGGGCACACGCGGGGCCTGCAGGTGGTCAGGGTGCATACGGCGCGCGGCTGGGTCGTGCTGGCGTCCGACGCGTCGCACTATTACCGGAACATGGAGGAAGGACGGCCCTTCCCCGCCGTCTTCAACGTCGGCGAGATGCTGGAAGGACATCGCCGCCTGGATGCGCTGGCCGACAGCCATGCCCACATCGTGCCGGGGCACGACCCGCAGGTGCTGCTGCGCTATCCGCCGCCGTCGCCCGCCCTGGCCGGGCTGGTGGCCGCCCTGCACGTGCCGCCCCGGCAGTAG
- a CDS encoding NAD(P)-dependent oxidoreductase has product MTQSPPHRIGFIGLGMMGTPMSRCLANAGFSLFLADADAARTDTLCKELNAAALTEDNAGTLDALVTMLPNSAIVESVLLGDGAAGWASRLKRGAVVIDMSSSEPARSRDLGATLRDMGLSYLDAPVSGGVRRATDGSLAILVGGDPAVLERCMPLLQAMGKSILRIGDAGAGHAAKALNNYVSAAGLLATVEALHVAARFGIDPSVMTDVLNASTGRSNTSENKVKQFMLSGSYASGFFMQLMNKDLKIARALAATVDYPLRVGETVTDVWDQVSQDATPTTDHTEMYRMLDPDAGARHS; this is encoded by the coding sequence ATGACGCAATCCCCCCCGCATCGCATCGGTTTCATCGGCCTGGGCATGATGGGCACGCCCATGTCGCGCTGCCTGGCCAACGCGGGCTTCTCCCTGTTCCTGGCGGACGCAGACGCCGCACGCACCGACACCCTCTGCAAGGAGCTGAACGCCGCCGCCCTGACGGAGGACAACGCCGGCACGCTCGACGCCCTGGTCACCATGCTGCCCAATTCCGCCATCGTCGAAAGCGTCCTGCTGGGCGATGGCGCCGCAGGCTGGGCCAGCCGCCTGAAGCGGGGCGCCGTGGTCATCGACATGAGTTCATCCGAACCCGCGCGTTCCCGCGACCTGGGCGCGACCTTGCGCGACATGGGCCTGTCCTATCTGGACGCGCCTGTCTCCGGCGGCGTCAGGCGCGCCACGGACGGCAGCCTGGCCATCCTGGTGGGCGGAGATCCGGCGGTCCTGGAACGCTGCATGCCGCTGCTGCAAGCCATGGGCAAGAGCATCCTGCGCATCGGCGACGCGGGGGCCGGCCACGCGGCCAAGGCCTTGAACAACTACGTGTCCGCGGCCGGCCTGCTGGCCACCGTCGAAGCCCTGCACGTGGCGGCGCGCTTCGGCATCGACCCGTCGGTCATGACGGACGTGCTCAATGCCTCCACCGGGCGCAGCAATACCTCTGAAAACAAGGTCAAGCAGTTCATGCTGAGCGGATCCTATGCATCCGGCTTTTTCATGCAGCTGATGAACAAGGACCTGAAGATCGCGCGCGCGCTGGCCGCGACGGTGGACTATCCCTTGCGCGTCGGCGAGACCGTGACCGACGTCTGGGACCAGGTTTCCCAGGACGCCACGCCCACCACGGACCACACCGAGATGTACCGCATGCTGGACCCCGACGCCGGCGCCCGCCATTCCTGA
- a CDS encoding MFS transporter encodes MATFVQAGHAPAIEASVEQKRRNAIKGAFFSEFIDMFDIYLPVVVLAPVLFYFQPRGVAPATEAILASLVFITTLLGRPIGALIFGMVADRIGRRMASIWSVSGFGVVTLLIGLLPGYDSIGIASYLLLVALRFIDGIFLGGGYTGAMPLAIEYSRKSQRGFVGGLILAGFPAAYVCINLVAMLMFALFPLDGPQSPYAQVGWRIPFLIGAVLAGVLAWYYIHKVAESEIWQTEAKKGAAARNPAKAAERARDKLPLMDLVSGRSGRNLLQVLLLMTGFWLTQNLITIYMPTGLLSGTLHMSAFDTAATLLVCYAALFFSYIASGVLGQRIGRRRFFLLAAPLIATVGAVLFYLLSHAAGMPLPVIMLLVVVLSVLVTSPWGVIVTYINERFVTDVRATGFGVGFSLSVIIPSFYAFYMNWLGRFMPMRATPVALLVIGAVIGTIGALMGPETRDVDF; translated from the coding sequence ATGGCTACATTCGTACAGGCCGGCCACGCGCCCGCCATCGAGGCCTCCGTCGAGCAGAAACGCCGCAATGCCATCAAGGGCGCGTTCTTCTCGGAATTCATCGACATGTTCGACATCTACCTGCCGGTGGTCGTGCTGGCGCCGGTGCTGTTCTACTTCCAGCCGCGCGGCGTGGCGCCGGCGACCGAAGCGATCCTGGCATCGCTGGTGTTCATCACCACGCTGCTGGGTCGTCCCATCGGCGCGTTGATCTTCGGCATGGTGGCAGACCGCATCGGCCGGCGCATGGCATCGATCTGGTCCGTGTCGGGATTCGGCGTGGTGACGCTGCTGATCGGACTGCTGCCCGGCTACGACAGCATAGGCATCGCGTCCTACCTGCTGCTGGTGGCGCTGCGCTTCATCGACGGGATATTCCTGGGCGGGGGCTACACCGGCGCGATGCCCCTGGCCATCGAATACTCGCGCAAATCGCAGCGCGGCTTCGTCGGCGGCCTGATACTCGCGGGCTTCCCGGCGGCCTATGTCTGCATCAACCTGGTGGCGATGCTGATGTTCGCCCTGTTTCCGCTGGACGGCCCGCAGTCGCCCTACGCCCAGGTGGGCTGGCGCATCCCCTTCCTGATCGGCGCGGTGCTGGCCGGCGTGCTGGCCTGGTACTACATCCACAAGGTCGCCGAATCCGAAATCTGGCAGACCGAGGCGAAGAAGGGCGCCGCCGCCAGGAACCCGGCCAAGGCCGCGGAACGGGCCCGGGACAAGCTGCCCCTGATGGACCTGGTCAGCGGCCGCAGCGGCCGCAACCTGCTGCAGGTCCTGCTGCTGATGACCGGCTTCTGGCTGACGCAGAACCTGATCACGATCTACATGCCGACTGGCCTGCTCTCGGGCACGCTGCACATGAGCGCCTTCGATACGGCCGCCACGCTGCTGGTCTGCTATGCGGCGCTGTTCTTCAGCTATATCGCCTCGGGCGTGCTGGGCCAGCGCATCGGCCGCCGCCGCTTCTTCCTGCTGGCCGCGCCGCTGATCGCCACCGTGGGCGCGGTGCTGTTCTATCTGCTGTCGCACGCGGCGGGCATGCCCCTGCCGGTGATCATGCTGCTGGTGGTAGTGCTGTCGGTCCTGGTGACGTCGCCGTGGGGCGTCATCGTCACGTACATCAACGAGCGCTTCGTGACGGACGTGCGCGCGACCGGCTTCGGCGTCGGCTTCAGCCTGTCCGTGATCATTCCCTCGTTCTACGCCTTCTACATGAACTGGCTGGGCCGCTTCATGCCCATGCGGGCCACGCCGGTGGCGCTGCTGGTCATCGGGGCGGTGATCGGCACGATAGGCGCCTTGATGGGCCCCGAAACGCGGGACGTCGATTTCTGA
- a CDS encoding carboxymuconolactone decarboxylase family protein, translating into MEMTERQHALKDAFIRLRGAWGPEWESILRLDAGFFEAYLNLAAVPWKKNHLEDKVKDFIHIAADAAATQLYRPGIRTHIESAIRHGATREELMEVLVLTSTLGIHASNVGVPVLLEVLREEGLRDAPAPLDARREALKADFRTQRGYWHETFEGLLELDPEFFQAYLDFSSVPWRAGVLPPKVKELMYCAFDASATHLYVPGLKLHMRNALGYGATAHELMEMLEIVSTIGIHAAEVGAPILEQAWAARGDPR; encoded by the coding sequence ATGGAAATGACGGAACGGCAACACGCGCTCAAGGACGCGTTCATCCGCCTGCGCGGCGCCTGGGGGCCGGAATGGGAAAGCATCCTGCGCCTGGATGCCGGCTTCTTCGAAGCCTATCTGAACCTGGCCGCCGTGCCCTGGAAGAAGAACCATCTGGAAGACAAGGTCAAGGATTTCATCCACATCGCCGCCGACGCCGCCGCGACCCAGCTGTATCGCCCGGGCATACGCACCCATATCGAATCCGCGATCCGTCACGGCGCCACCCGCGAAGAATTGATGGAAGTGCTGGTGCTGACCAGCACCCTGGGCATCCATGCGTCGAATGTGGGCGTACCGGTGCTGCTGGAAGTCCTGCGCGAAGAAGGGTTGCGCGATGCGCCCGCGCCGCTGGACGCGCGCCGCGAGGCGCTGAAGGCGGACTTCCGCACGCAGCGCGGCTACTGGCACGAAACCTTCGAAGGCCTGCTGGAACTGGATCCGGAGTTCTTCCAGGCCTATCTGGATTTCTCGTCGGTGCCCTGGCGCGCCGGCGTGCTGCCGCCCAAGGTCAAGGAGCTGATGTACTGCGCCTTCGACGCGTCGGCCACGCACCTCTATGTGCCGGGACTGAAGCTGCACATGCGCAATGCGCTGGGCTACGGCGCCACGGCCCATGAGCTCATGGAGATGCTGGAGATCGTGAGCACCATCGGCATCCATGCGGCGGAAGTCGGGGCGCCCATCCTGGAACAGGCGTGGGCGGCGCGCGGCGACCCGCGCTAG
- a CDS encoding response regulator transcription factor: MTTLKRILIVEDDAHIAELLRLHLRDEGYDVVHAADGDNGLRLLEGGGWDLLVLDLMLPGVDGLEICRRARAMSRYTPIIITSARASEVHRIIGLELGADDYLAKPFSMMELVARVKALLRRVDALARDARMEGGTLELAGLRIDPIARVAQVDGKDVDLTPREFDLLYFFARHPGKIFSRMELLHHVWGYQHDGYEHTVNTHINRLRLKVEADPAEPRRILTVWGKGYRYATGAGEDA, encoded by the coding sequence ATGACTACCCTGAAACGCATCCTGATCGTCGAAGACGACGCCCACATCGCCGAACTGCTGCGCCTGCATCTGCGCGACGAGGGCTATGACGTCGTCCACGCGGCGGATGGCGACAACGGCCTGCGCCTGCTGGAAGGCGGCGGCTGGGATCTGCTGGTGCTGGATTTGATGCTGCCCGGCGTCGACGGCCTGGAAATCTGCCGGCGCGCGCGGGCGATGAGCCGCTATACGCCCATCATCATCACCAGCGCCCGCGCCAGCGAAGTGCATCGCATCATCGGCCTGGAGCTGGGCGCCGACGATTACCTGGCCAAGCCCTTCTCCATGATGGAACTGGTGGCGCGCGTGAAGGCCTTGCTGCGCCGGGTCGATGCCCTGGCCCGGGATGCCCGCATGGAAGGCGGCACCCTCGAACTGGCCGGCTTGCGCATCGATCCGATCGCGCGCGTGGCCCAGGTCGACGGCAAGGACGTCGACCTGACGCCGCGCGAGTTCGACCTGCTGTATTTCTTCGCCCGCCATCCGGGCAAGATCTTTTCCCGGATGGAGCTGCTGCATCACGTCTGGGGCTACCAGCATGACGGCTATGAGCACACGGTCAACACCCACATCAACCGCCTGCGCCTGAAAGTGGAGGCGGATCCGGCGGAACCCCGGCGCATCCTGACCGTATGGGGCAAGGGCTACCGTTACGCGACCGGCGCCGGGGAAGACGCATGA
- a CDS encoding sensor histidine kinase, which produces MKRLSLTQRLSLVFALLLLACMAAAAWLQIGANRLREEETAQRLSSGLARHIAETTPLMDEGGLRPGAVRDLFAKLMAVNPSVEVYLLDNDGRIVGDAAPRGRLKRDRVDIEPVRRLLSGASLPIFGDDPRSETARKVFDAAPLQVGGRDAGYVYVVLQGERLEAVSANLAASSVLRTTLWSLALVALCCLIAGLVAFNLITRPLRRLTGVVRDFDGNEAAATATLQAAPAHALPPAGGDEIGVLEHAFRQMAARIAEQWRELSRQDQQRRELVANISHDLRTPLTSLHGYLETLLVKADTLDGAERRRYLETALGQSRKVGRLAQSLFELARLESGLIHPDKEVFVLPDLVQDVFQKFELSAEARGVRLAADFDRDLPPVEADVGMIERVLTNLLDNAIRHSPAGGTVDVRMSTLDGGARVSVSDDGPGIPEPLRANLFTRASVWRADNAQAGGLGLLTVHRILALHGCEIRLARRAGRGAVFEFRLPARDASPALLDV; this is translated from the coding sequence ATGAAACGCCTGAGCCTGACGCAACGCCTGTCCCTGGTCTTCGCCTTGCTGCTGCTGGCGTGCATGGCGGCGGCCGCCTGGCTGCAGATCGGCGCCAACCGCCTGCGCGAGGAAGAAACCGCGCAGCGCCTGTCCAGCGGCCTGGCGCGGCATATCGCGGAAACCACGCCCTTGATGGACGAAGGCGGCCTGCGTCCCGGCGCGGTGCGCGACCTGTTCGCCAAGCTGATGGCGGTGAATCCCAGCGTCGAGGTCTATCTGCTGGACAACGACGGCCGCATCGTCGGCGACGCCGCCCCGCGCGGCCGTCTCAAGCGCGACCGCGTGGATATCGAACCGGTGCGGCGCCTGCTATCCGGCGCGTCGCTGCCGATCTTCGGCGACGATCCACGCAGCGAAACGGCGCGCAAGGTCTTCGATGCCGCGCCCCTGCAGGTCGGCGGGCGCGACGCCGGCTATGTGTACGTGGTATTGCAGGGCGAGCGGCTGGAGGCCGTCTCCGCCAACCTCGCCGCCAGCAGCGTCCTGCGCACGACGCTGTGGTCCTTGGCCCTGGTGGCCCTGTGCTGCCTGATCGCCGGCCTGGTGGCCTTCAACCTGATCACGCGGCCGCTGCGGCGGCTGACCGGCGTGGTGCGTGACTTCGACGGCAACGAGGCCGCCGCGACGGCGACGCTGCAGGCCGCGCCGGCCCACGCGCTCCCGCCCGCCGGCGGCGACGAGATCGGCGTGCTGGAGCACGCCTTCCGCCAGATGGCCGCGCGCATCGCGGAGCAATGGCGCGAACTCAGCCGCCAGGACCAGCAGCGCCGCGAGCTGGTCGCCAACATCTCGCACGATCTGCGCACGCCGCTGACGTCCCTGCACGGCTATCTGGAAACGCTGCTGGTGAAGGCCGATACGCTGGATGGCGCCGAGCGGCGGCGCTACCTGGAAACGGCGCTGGGACAGAGCCGCAAGGTCGGGCGGCTGGCGCAATCGCTGTTCGAGCTGGCGCGGCTGGAATCCGGGCTGATCCATCCCGACAAGGAAGTCTTCGTGCTGCCGGACCTGGTCCAGGACGTCTTCCAGAAGTTCGAACTGTCGGCGGAGGCGCGCGGCGTACGCCTGGCGGCCGATTTCGACCGAGACCTACCGCCAGTGGAGGCGGACGTCGGGATGATCGAGCGCGTGCTTACCAACCTGCTCGACAACGCCATCCGCCATAGCCCGGCGGGCGGTACCGTGGATGTTCGCATGAGCACGCTGGACGGCGGGGCGCGGGTTTCCGTCAGCGATGACGGGCCCGGCATACCCGAACCCCTGCGGGCCAACCTGTTCACGCGCGCGTCGGTGTGGCGCGCCGATAACGCCCAGGCCGGCGGCCTCGGGCTGCTGACGGTGCATCGGATACTCGCGCTGCACGGCTGCGAAATACGGCTCGCGCGGCGCGCCGGCCGCGGCGCCGTCTTCGAATTCCGCCTGCCCGCCCGCGACGCGTCTCCGGCGCTCCTGGACGTTTGA